A window from Anoplolepis gracilipes chromosome 15, ASM4749672v1, whole genome shotgun sequence encodes these proteins:
- the LOC140674010 gene encoding purine nucleoside phosphorylase isoform X5 has translation MKYVYVCVRKYTFEALQESAQYLLDRVKIRPKIGIICGSGLGSYEQNELCPGSIAESLMDKQCFPYEEIPHFPVSTVKGHTGQMVFGYLQGVPVMCMQGRFHYYEGYPLWKLSPQCAMPVRVMKLVGVTHLIATNAAGGLNPTYKVGDIMIVKDHVNMMGFAGNNPLQGPNDDRFGPRFPPMNKAYSTTLMEIGRQVAEEMGIGDIVHKGVYTCLGGPNFETVAELKMLRMIGVDAVGMSTVHEVITARHCDLTVFAFSLITNQCVTEYEDHGEATHEEVMDVGKARQPLLDEFVSSIVVRLRDILDLTAK, from the exons atgaaatatgtttatgtgtgcgtgcgtaa gtaCACCTTTGAAGCATTGCAAGAATCAGCGCAATATTTGTTGGATCGCGTCAAGATCAGACCGAAAATAGGAATTATATGCGGCTCAGGACTGG GATCATATGAGCAAAACGAGTTGTGTCCAGGTTCGATTGCGGAATCTCTCATGGACAAGCAATGCTTTCCCTATGAAGAAATTCCACATTTCCCGGTGTCCACGGTAAAGGGACACACCGGCCAGATGGTCTTCGGGTATCTTCAGGGTGTACCGGTCATGTGCATGCAGGGCAGGTTTCATTATTACGAAGGCTATCCACTCTGGAAG TTATCCCCGCAGTGCGCCATGCCAGTGAGGGTGATGAAGCTGGTAGGTGTGACGCATTTAATCGCCACTAACGCAGCCGGCGGTTTAAATCCTACTTATAAAGTTGGTGATATCATGATAGTCAAAGATCATGTGAATATGATGGGTTTCGCCGGCAACAACCCGCTTCAAGGTCCAAATGACGACAG ATTCGGCCCTCGATTTCCGCCCATGAATAAAGCCTATAGTACCACACTGATGGAAATCGGTAGGCAAGTGGCCGAAGAGATGGGTATCGGCGATATCGTGCACAAGGGGGTTTACACGTGTTTAGGTGGTCCTAATTTCGAGACAGTGGCGGAGTTAAAGATGCTGAGAATGATCGGGGTCGATGCAGTTG GAATGTCCACGGTTCATGAGGTTATCACTGCACGGCATTGCGACCTCACCGTATTTGCGTTCAGTCTGATTACCAATCAGTGCGTCACCGAATATGAGGATCACGGTGAGGCGACCCACGAAGAGGTAATGGACGTGGGTAAAGCGCGACAGCCACTTCTTGATGAATTCGTATCCAGTATCGTGGTACGTCTTCGGGACATCCTGGATCTGACAGCAAAATGA
- the LOC140674010 gene encoding purine nucleoside phosphorylase isoform X2 — MPFPDTINGYDSLPVIKRATNNDVLQTNGKHVRHTYTFEALQESAQYLLDRVKIRPKIGIICGSGLGSYEQNELCPGSIAESLMDKQCFPYEEIPHFPVSTVKGHTGQMVFGYLQGVPVMCMQGRFHYYEGYPLWKCAMPVRVMKLVGVTHLIATNAAGGLNPTYKVGDIMIVKDHVNMMGFAGNNPLQGPNDDRFGPRFPPMNKAYSTTLMEIGRQVAEEMGIGDIVHKGVYTCLGGPNFETVAELKMLRMIGVDAVGMSTVHEVITARHCDLTVFAFSLITNQCVTEYEDHGEATHEEVMDVGKARQPLLDEFVSSIVVRLRDILDLTAK; from the exons ATGCCATTTCCGGATACCATTAACGGTTACGACAGTCTTCCGGTCATCAAACGAGCCACCAATAACGATGTGTTGCAAACGAATGGGAAGCATGTGCGACACAC gtaCACCTTTGAAGCATTGCAAGAATCAGCGCAATATTTGTTGGATCGCGTCAAGATCAGACCGAAAATAGGAATTATATGCGGCTCAGGACTGG GATCATATGAGCAAAACGAGTTGTGTCCAGGTTCGATTGCGGAATCTCTCATGGACAAGCAATGCTTTCCCTATGAAGAAATTCCACATTTCCCGGTGTCCACGGTAAAGGGACACACCGGCCAGATGGTCTTCGGGTATCTTCAGGGTGTACCGGTCATGTGCATGCAGGGCAGGTTTCATTATTACGAAGGCTATCCACTCTGGAAG TGCGCCATGCCAGTGAGGGTGATGAAGCTGGTAGGTGTGACGCATTTAATCGCCACTAACGCAGCCGGCGGTTTAAATCCTACTTATAAAGTTGGTGATATCATGATAGTCAAAGATCATGTGAATATGATGGGTTTCGCCGGCAACAACCCGCTTCAAGGTCCAAATGACGACAG ATTCGGCCCTCGATTTCCGCCCATGAATAAAGCCTATAGTACCACACTGATGGAAATCGGTAGGCAAGTGGCCGAAGAGATGGGTATCGGCGATATCGTGCACAAGGGGGTTTACACGTGTTTAGGTGGTCCTAATTTCGAGACAGTGGCGGAGTTAAAGATGCTGAGAATGATCGGGGTCGATGCAGTTG GAATGTCCACGGTTCATGAGGTTATCACTGCACGGCATTGCGACCTCACCGTATTTGCGTTCAGTCTGATTACCAATCAGTGCGTCACCGAATATGAGGATCACGGTGAGGCGACCCACGAAGAGGTAATGGACGTGGGTAAAGCGCGACAGCCACTTCTTGATGAATTCGTATCCAGTATCGTGGTACGTCTTCGGGACATCCTGGATCTGACAGCAAAATGA
- the LOC140674010 gene encoding purine nucleoside phosphorylase isoform X1, producing MPFPDTINGYDSLPVIKRATNNDVLQTNGKHVRHTYTFEALQESAQYLLDRVKIRPKIGIICGSGLGSYEQNELCPGSIAESLMDKQCFPYEEIPHFPVSTVKGHTGQMVFGYLQGVPVMCMQGRFHYYEGYPLWKLSPQCAMPVRVMKLVGVTHLIATNAAGGLNPTYKVGDIMIVKDHVNMMGFAGNNPLQGPNDDRFGPRFPPMNKAYSTTLMEIGRQVAEEMGIGDIVHKGVYTCLGGPNFETVAELKMLRMIGVDAVGMSTVHEVITARHCDLTVFAFSLITNQCVTEYEDHGEATHEEVMDVGKARQPLLDEFVSSIVVRLRDILDLTAK from the exons ATGCCATTTCCGGATACCATTAACGGTTACGACAGTCTTCCGGTCATCAAACGAGCCACCAATAACGATGTGTTGCAAACGAATGGGAAGCATGTGCGACACAC gtaCACCTTTGAAGCATTGCAAGAATCAGCGCAATATTTGTTGGATCGCGTCAAGATCAGACCGAAAATAGGAATTATATGCGGCTCAGGACTGG GATCATATGAGCAAAACGAGTTGTGTCCAGGTTCGATTGCGGAATCTCTCATGGACAAGCAATGCTTTCCCTATGAAGAAATTCCACATTTCCCGGTGTCCACGGTAAAGGGACACACCGGCCAGATGGTCTTCGGGTATCTTCAGGGTGTACCGGTCATGTGCATGCAGGGCAGGTTTCATTATTACGAAGGCTATCCACTCTGGAAG TTATCCCCGCAGTGCGCCATGCCAGTGAGGGTGATGAAGCTGGTAGGTGTGACGCATTTAATCGCCACTAACGCAGCCGGCGGTTTAAATCCTACTTATAAAGTTGGTGATATCATGATAGTCAAAGATCATGTGAATATGATGGGTTTCGCCGGCAACAACCCGCTTCAAGGTCCAAATGACGACAG ATTCGGCCCTCGATTTCCGCCCATGAATAAAGCCTATAGTACCACACTGATGGAAATCGGTAGGCAAGTGGCCGAAGAGATGGGTATCGGCGATATCGTGCACAAGGGGGTTTACACGTGTTTAGGTGGTCCTAATTTCGAGACAGTGGCGGAGTTAAAGATGCTGAGAATGATCGGGGTCGATGCAGTTG GAATGTCCACGGTTCATGAGGTTATCACTGCACGGCATTGCGACCTCACCGTATTTGCGTTCAGTCTGATTACCAATCAGTGCGTCACCGAATATGAGGATCACGGTGAGGCGACCCACGAAGAGGTAATGGACGTGGGTAAAGCGCGACAGCCACTTCTTGATGAATTCGTATCCAGTATCGTGGTACGTCTTCGGGACATCCTGGATCTGACAGCAAAATGA
- the LOC140674010 gene encoding purine nucleoside phosphorylase isoform X4 — protein sequence MPFPDTINGYDSLPVIKRATNNDVLQTNGKHVRHTYTFEALQESAQYLLDRVKIRPKIGIICGSGLGSIAESLMDKQCFPYEEIPHFPVSTVKGHTGQMVFGYLQGVPVMCMQGRFHYYEGYPLWKCAMPVRVMKLVGVTHLIATNAAGGLNPTYKVGDIMIVKDHVNMMGFAGNNPLQGPNDDRFGPRFPPMNKAYSTTLMEIGRQVAEEMGIGDIVHKGVYTCLGGPNFETVAELKMLRMIGVDAVGMSTVHEVITARHCDLTVFAFSLITNQCVTEYEDHGEATHEEVMDVGKARQPLLDEFVSSIVVRLRDILDLTAK from the exons ATGCCATTTCCGGATACCATTAACGGTTACGACAGTCTTCCGGTCATCAAACGAGCCACCAATAACGATGTGTTGCAAACGAATGGGAAGCATGTGCGACACAC gtaCACCTTTGAAGCATTGCAAGAATCAGCGCAATATTTGTTGGATCGCGTCAAGATCAGACCGAAAATAGGAATTATATGCGGCTCAGGACTGG GTTCGATTGCGGAATCTCTCATGGACAAGCAATGCTTTCCCTATGAAGAAATTCCACATTTCCCGGTGTCCACGGTAAAGGGACACACCGGCCAGATGGTCTTCGGGTATCTTCAGGGTGTACCGGTCATGTGCATGCAGGGCAGGTTTCATTATTACGAAGGCTATCCACTCTGGAAG TGCGCCATGCCAGTGAGGGTGATGAAGCTGGTAGGTGTGACGCATTTAATCGCCACTAACGCAGCCGGCGGTTTAAATCCTACTTATAAAGTTGGTGATATCATGATAGTCAAAGATCATGTGAATATGATGGGTTTCGCCGGCAACAACCCGCTTCAAGGTCCAAATGACGACAG ATTCGGCCCTCGATTTCCGCCCATGAATAAAGCCTATAGTACCACACTGATGGAAATCGGTAGGCAAGTGGCCGAAGAGATGGGTATCGGCGATATCGTGCACAAGGGGGTTTACACGTGTTTAGGTGGTCCTAATTTCGAGACAGTGGCGGAGTTAAAGATGCTGAGAATGATCGGGGTCGATGCAGTTG GAATGTCCACGGTTCATGAGGTTATCACTGCACGGCATTGCGACCTCACCGTATTTGCGTTCAGTCTGATTACCAATCAGTGCGTCACCGAATATGAGGATCACGGTGAGGCGACCCACGAAGAGGTAATGGACGTGGGTAAAGCGCGACAGCCACTTCTTGATGAATTCGTATCCAGTATCGTGGTACGTCTTCGGGACATCCTGGATCTGACAGCAAAATGA
- the LOC140674010 gene encoding purine nucleoside phosphorylase isoform X3, whose translation MPFPDTINGYDSLPVIKRATNNDVLQTNGKHVRHTYTFEALQESAQYLLDRVKIRPKIGIICGSGLGSIAESLMDKQCFPYEEIPHFPVSTVKGHTGQMVFGYLQGVPVMCMQGRFHYYEGYPLWKLSPQCAMPVRVMKLVGVTHLIATNAAGGLNPTYKVGDIMIVKDHVNMMGFAGNNPLQGPNDDRFGPRFPPMNKAYSTTLMEIGRQVAEEMGIGDIVHKGVYTCLGGPNFETVAELKMLRMIGVDAVGMSTVHEVITARHCDLTVFAFSLITNQCVTEYEDHGEATHEEVMDVGKARQPLLDEFVSSIVVRLRDILDLTAK comes from the exons ATGCCATTTCCGGATACCATTAACGGTTACGACAGTCTTCCGGTCATCAAACGAGCCACCAATAACGATGTGTTGCAAACGAATGGGAAGCATGTGCGACACAC gtaCACCTTTGAAGCATTGCAAGAATCAGCGCAATATTTGTTGGATCGCGTCAAGATCAGACCGAAAATAGGAATTATATGCGGCTCAGGACTGG GTTCGATTGCGGAATCTCTCATGGACAAGCAATGCTTTCCCTATGAAGAAATTCCACATTTCCCGGTGTCCACGGTAAAGGGACACACCGGCCAGATGGTCTTCGGGTATCTTCAGGGTGTACCGGTCATGTGCATGCAGGGCAGGTTTCATTATTACGAAGGCTATCCACTCTGGAAG TTATCCCCGCAGTGCGCCATGCCAGTGAGGGTGATGAAGCTGGTAGGTGTGACGCATTTAATCGCCACTAACGCAGCCGGCGGTTTAAATCCTACTTATAAAGTTGGTGATATCATGATAGTCAAAGATCATGTGAATATGATGGGTTTCGCCGGCAACAACCCGCTTCAAGGTCCAAATGACGACAG ATTCGGCCCTCGATTTCCGCCCATGAATAAAGCCTATAGTACCACACTGATGGAAATCGGTAGGCAAGTGGCCGAAGAGATGGGTATCGGCGATATCGTGCACAAGGGGGTTTACACGTGTTTAGGTGGTCCTAATTTCGAGACAGTGGCGGAGTTAAAGATGCTGAGAATGATCGGGGTCGATGCAGTTG GAATGTCCACGGTTCATGAGGTTATCACTGCACGGCATTGCGACCTCACCGTATTTGCGTTCAGTCTGATTACCAATCAGTGCGTCACCGAATATGAGGATCACGGTGAGGCGACCCACGAAGAGGTAATGGACGTGGGTAAAGCGCGACAGCCACTTCTTGATGAATTCGTATCCAGTATCGTGGTACGTCTTCGGGACATCCTGGATCTGACAGCAAAATGA
- the LOC140674010 gene encoding purine nucleoside phosphorylase isoform X6, which translates to MYTFEALQESAQYLLDRVKIRPKIGIICGSGLGSYEQNELCPGSIAESLMDKQCFPYEEIPHFPVSTVKGHTGQMVFGYLQGVPVMCMQGRFHYYEGYPLWKLSPQCAMPVRVMKLVGVTHLIATNAAGGLNPTYKVGDIMIVKDHVNMMGFAGNNPLQGPNDDRFGPRFPPMNKAYSTTLMEIGRQVAEEMGIGDIVHKGVYTCLGGPNFETVAELKMLRMIGVDAVGMSTVHEVITARHCDLTVFAFSLITNQCVTEYEDHGEATHEEVMDVGKARQPLLDEFVSSIVVRLRDILDLTAK; encoded by the exons AT gtaCACCTTTGAAGCATTGCAAGAATCAGCGCAATATTTGTTGGATCGCGTCAAGATCAGACCGAAAATAGGAATTATATGCGGCTCAGGACTGG GATCATATGAGCAAAACGAGTTGTGTCCAGGTTCGATTGCGGAATCTCTCATGGACAAGCAATGCTTTCCCTATGAAGAAATTCCACATTTCCCGGTGTCCACGGTAAAGGGACACACCGGCCAGATGGTCTTCGGGTATCTTCAGGGTGTACCGGTCATGTGCATGCAGGGCAGGTTTCATTATTACGAAGGCTATCCACTCTGGAAG TTATCCCCGCAGTGCGCCATGCCAGTGAGGGTGATGAAGCTGGTAGGTGTGACGCATTTAATCGCCACTAACGCAGCCGGCGGTTTAAATCCTACTTATAAAGTTGGTGATATCATGATAGTCAAAGATCATGTGAATATGATGGGTTTCGCCGGCAACAACCCGCTTCAAGGTCCAAATGACGACAG ATTCGGCCCTCGATTTCCGCCCATGAATAAAGCCTATAGTACCACACTGATGGAAATCGGTAGGCAAGTGGCCGAAGAGATGGGTATCGGCGATATCGTGCACAAGGGGGTTTACACGTGTTTAGGTGGTCCTAATTTCGAGACAGTGGCGGAGTTAAAGATGCTGAGAATGATCGGGGTCGATGCAGTTG GAATGTCCACGGTTCATGAGGTTATCACTGCACGGCATTGCGACCTCACCGTATTTGCGTTCAGTCTGATTACCAATCAGTGCGTCACCGAATATGAGGATCACGGTGAGGCGACCCACGAAGAGGTAATGGACGTGGGTAAAGCGCGACAGCCACTTCTTGATGAATTCGTATCCAGTATCGTGGTACGTCTTCGGGACATCCTGGATCTGACAGCAAAATGA
- the LOC140674010 gene encoding purine nucleoside phosphorylase isoform X7, whose amino-acid sequence MYTFEALQESAQYLLDRVKIRPKIGIICGSGLGSIAESLMDKQCFPYEEIPHFPVSTVKGHTGQMVFGYLQGVPVMCMQGRFHYYEGYPLWKLSPQCAMPVRVMKLVGVTHLIATNAAGGLNPTYKVGDIMIVKDHVNMMGFAGNNPLQGPNDDRFGPRFPPMNKAYSTTLMEIGRQVAEEMGIGDIVHKGVYTCLGGPNFETVAELKMLRMIGVDAVGMSTVHEVITARHCDLTVFAFSLITNQCVTEYEDHGEATHEEVMDVGKARQPLLDEFVSSIVVRLRDILDLTAK is encoded by the exons AT gtaCACCTTTGAAGCATTGCAAGAATCAGCGCAATATTTGTTGGATCGCGTCAAGATCAGACCGAAAATAGGAATTATATGCGGCTCAGGACTGG GTTCGATTGCGGAATCTCTCATGGACAAGCAATGCTTTCCCTATGAAGAAATTCCACATTTCCCGGTGTCCACGGTAAAGGGACACACCGGCCAGATGGTCTTCGGGTATCTTCAGGGTGTACCGGTCATGTGCATGCAGGGCAGGTTTCATTATTACGAAGGCTATCCACTCTGGAAG TTATCCCCGCAGTGCGCCATGCCAGTGAGGGTGATGAAGCTGGTAGGTGTGACGCATTTAATCGCCACTAACGCAGCCGGCGGTTTAAATCCTACTTATAAAGTTGGTGATATCATGATAGTCAAAGATCATGTGAATATGATGGGTTTCGCCGGCAACAACCCGCTTCAAGGTCCAAATGACGACAG ATTCGGCCCTCGATTTCCGCCCATGAATAAAGCCTATAGTACCACACTGATGGAAATCGGTAGGCAAGTGGCCGAAGAGATGGGTATCGGCGATATCGTGCACAAGGGGGTTTACACGTGTTTAGGTGGTCCTAATTTCGAGACAGTGGCGGAGTTAAAGATGCTGAGAATGATCGGGGTCGATGCAGTTG GAATGTCCACGGTTCATGAGGTTATCACTGCACGGCATTGCGACCTCACCGTATTTGCGTTCAGTCTGATTACCAATCAGTGCGTCACCGAATATGAGGATCACGGTGAGGCGACCCACGAAGAGGTAATGGACGTGGGTAAAGCGCGACAGCCACTTCTTGATGAATTCGTATCCAGTATCGTGGTACGTCTTCGGGACATCCTGGATCTGACAGCAAAATGA